One genomic segment of Gemmatimonadota bacterium includes these proteins:
- a CDS encoding MFS transporter, whose translation MTAATVATPDGQDSPKVIWSWALYDWANSAFTTLVVTFIYATYFTKAMAPDEVTGTAWWSRGVAISALLTALISPLLGAAADRSGARKRFLALATAICIAATVALAFVAPGMPNAGMIALTLFIIAEVAFESGNVFYNAFLPTIASSERIGRVSGYGWGLGYVGGLVCLAIALVGFVQPEVPWFGMSKEAGWNIRATSLLAAGWFLVFSIPIFLNVPEKQIPNATISLRAAIAELGQTARDIARYREIVRFLVARLIFNDGLVTVFAFGGIYAAGTFGMTFADVILFGVALNVASGLGAFLFGFVDDKIGGKRTVLWSLVALTLATALAVWAPTRNWFWVAGILIGIFVGPNQSASRSLMARFVPSKHQSEFFGFFAFSGKATAFMGPLLLGLATTQFGSQRAGVATVILFFVIGGVILASVSEAKGIAAARESDAVNAG comes from the coding sequence ATGACCGCAGCCACGGTGGCCACGCCGGACGGTCAGGATTCGCCCAAGGTCATCTGGTCGTGGGCGCTCTATGACTGGGCCAACTCGGCATTCACCACACTGGTGGTGACCTTCATCTACGCCACCTACTTCACCAAGGCGATGGCGCCGGACGAAGTCACCGGCACGGCATGGTGGTCGCGCGGTGTGGCAATCAGTGCGCTGCTGACGGCGTTGATCTCGCCGCTGCTCGGGGCCGCGGCCGACCGGAGCGGGGCACGCAAGCGCTTCCTCGCGCTCGCCACGGCGATCTGCATCGCCGCGACGGTGGCACTCGCCTTCGTTGCACCGGGGATGCCGAACGCGGGGATGATCGCGCTGACGCTGTTCATCATCGCCGAAGTGGCCTTCGAGTCGGGCAACGTCTTCTACAACGCCTTCCTGCCGACGATCGCCTCGTCGGAGCGGATCGGTCGTGTCTCCGGCTACGGCTGGGGCCTCGGCTACGTCGGCGGCCTGGTCTGTCTCGCCATCGCGCTGGTCGGCTTCGTGCAGCCCGAGGTGCCGTGGTTCGGGATGAGCAAGGAGGCGGGATGGAACATCCGCGCCACCAGCCTCCTCGCCGCCGGCTGGTTCCTCGTCTTCTCGATTCCAATCTTCCTCAATGTGCCCGAGAAGCAGATTCCCAACGCGACGATCTCGCTGCGCGCCGCGATCGCCGAGCTCGGGCAGACGGCGCGCGACATTGCGCGGTACCGGGAGATCGTCCGCTTCCTGGTGGCGCGGCTGATCTTCAACGACGGCCTGGTGACGGTATTCGCCTTCGGTGGCATCTACGCCGCGGGGACGTTCGGAATGACCTTCGCCGACGTGATCCTCTTCGGTGTGGCGCTCAACGTGGCCTCCGGCCTGGGCGCCTTTCTCTTCGGCTTCGTCGACGACAAGATCGGTGGCAAGCGGACGGTGCTCTGGTCGCTGGTGGCGCTCACGCTGGCGACGGCGCTGGCGGTGTGGGCACCGACGCGGAATTGGTTCTGGGTCGCCGGCATCCTGATCGGCATCTTCGTCGGGCCGAACCAGTCGGCGTCGCGGTCGCTGATGGCGCGCTTCGTCCCGAGCAAGCATCAATCGGAGTTCTTCGGCTTCTTCGCCTTCTCGGGGAAGGCGACGGCGTTCATGGGCCCGCTCCTGCTCGGCCTGGCGACCACGCAGTTCGGCTCACAGCGGGCGGGCGTGGCGACCGTGATCCTCTTCTTCGTGATCGGCGGCGTGATCCTCGCCTCGGTCAGCGAGGCGAAGGGGATCGCGGCGGCGCGCGAGAGCGATGCGGTCAACGCCGGTTGA